From the bacterium genome, the window CAGGTGCCCGCCGACCGAGGTGTCCCACTTGCCCGGCTGGATGTCCTTGGTCAGCGGCCGCCGCTGCAGGTAGATCCTCCCGGCCGCGTCGACGACGATCACGTGCGAGACGCGGTGCAGCAGCGCCGGGTCCCGGTGGCACGCCGAGCGCGGCGCGCGACCGACGACGCACCCCTCCTCGTCGACGACCTCGAAGATCTCCTCGGCGGGCGCCGCGAGCAGCAGGGCGGCCCACTCGCCTTCCGCGCGCGCCGCCGCGCAGCGCAGGCCGAGCCGCTCGTAGGCGACGCGGACCTCGCGCTCCTGCTCCCCGGCGAGGATCCCCGCCAGCACGAGCGCCCCGCCGGGGGCCAGCCGCGCGGCGAGCGCGGGGGCCAGGGGCACGAGGACGTCCGCGGTGATGTTCGCGGCGACCAGTTCGAAGCGGCCGGTGATCGCCGCGAGGTCCTCGCCGCCGACGCGCACGCGCCCCGCCAGATTGTTGCCCTCGACGTTGAGCCGCGCCGCGGCGACCGCGTCCGGGTCGTTGTCGAGCGCGACGACCTCGCGGGCCCCGAACAACGCCGCCGCCATCGCCAGGATGCCGGTCCCGGTGCCGAGATCGAGCACCCGCACGGGCGCGCCGGCAGCGCAGCGCTCGTCGATCAGCGCCAGCGCCAGCCGCGTGCTCGCGTGCAGGCCGGTCCCGAAGGCCATGCCCGGGTCCATCTCGATGACCGCGTCGCCGGGCGCGGGCTCGCACGGGGCCCACGTCGGCTTGATCAACAGGTGCGGGGCGGCCCGGAACGGCCGGAAGTGCTCCTTCCAGCCGGCGCCCCAATCCTCCTCGAGCAGGGGCTCGGAGCGCACGGCGATCGCCGCGGCCCCGGCCCGCGCCGCCAGCGCCGCCAGGTCGCGTCGCAGGGCGGCCTCGGCGTCTCCGGCGCCCTCGCCGTCGGCCAGGTAGGCCGTGATCCGCTCGCGCTGG encodes:
- a CDS encoding 50S ribosomal protein L11 methyltransferase, which encodes MAGTPADPFAHRPRRTWRRVSVEVPASLTDAAADLLAEATGAGVEIAAAPPDARVGQRERITAYLADGEGAGDAEAALRRDLAALAARAGAAAIAVRSEPLLEEDWGAGWKEHFRPFRAAPHLLIKPTWAPCEPAPGDAVIEMDPGMAFGTGLHASTRLALALIDERCAAGAPVRVLDLGTGTGILAMAAALFGAREVVALDNDPDAVAAARLNVEGNNLAGRVRVGGEDLAAITGRFELVAANITADVLVPLAPALAARLAPGGALVLAGILAGEQEREVRVAYERLGLRCAAARAEGEWAALLLAAPAEEIFEVVDEEGCVVGRAPRSACHRDPALLHRVSHVIVVDAAGRIYLQRRPLTKDIQPGKWDTSVGGHLDIGEDHEAGARREMREELGLEGELRFLYRYLWRTERESELVATYLHVARGEPRPHPGEIDEGRWFTAAEAAALVGRGEATPNLAEELRRLAAHDVRP